The sequence CTCCTCTACGTCTTCGTCAAGGCGGTGTATCTCCCGCTGCCGAAGGGCGACGGCCCCTTCGAGGCCCTCACGCTGGCGCTCTACCGGGCGCTCGGGCTCTTCTGAGGGAGGCTCCCGGATGACCGAGATCCTCCCGAACCTCGCCGTGGGCTTCGCCAACGCGCTCGCGCCGCTCAACCTGGCCATGATCGTGCTCGGGCTCGCCATCGGCATCGTGGCGGGGGCGCTGCCCGGCATCACCATGCTCAACTCCATCGTGCTGGTGCTGCCCTTCACCTACGTCATGGGGATCGTGCCGGCGCTGCTCCTCATGATCGGCGTCTACTGCGGCGGCGTCTTCGGGGGCTCCATCACCGGCATCCTCTTCAACATCCCCGGCGACCCCATGAACGTGCCCACCACCTGGGAGGGCCATCGCCTGAGCCGCAAGGGGCAGACGCGCTATGCGCTGGGGCTGGCCATCATGAGCAGCGCCTTCGGCGGGCTGGCGAGCGCGCTCGTCCTCGCCTTCCTCGCCCCGCCCTTCGCCCGGTTCGCGCTGGGCTTCTCCACCGTCGAGTTCTTCTCGGTGGTCCTCTTCGGCCTGGCGAGCGTGGCCGTGCTCGGCCAGTCCTCCATGCCCGCGGCCCTGGTCTCCCTCTTCGCCGGCGTCTTCCTCGGGACCATCGGCACGGAGGCCCAGTACGGCGTCGAGCGCTTCACCTTCGGCGTGCCGTTCCTCAAGACCGGCGTGGACTTCGTCACGGTCCTGATCGGGCTGTTCGCCATCGGGGAGGTCCTCGAGCAGGTCGTGAGCCGCCAGCCTGAGGCTGCGCCCGAGAACCCGTCGGCGCGCGCCGTCCCGCGACTGCCGCTGCTGGACCTCTGGCCCCTCCGCGGGCCGCTGCTCCGGGGCACGGCGGTGGGCATCACCGTGGGCGGGCTCGCGGGAGCCGGCGCCACCGTCTCGTCCTTCGTCTCCTACGGCTTCGAGAAGCAGCTGTCCCGCGAGCCCGAGCTGTTCGGCACGGGGCACGCGGGGGGGCTGGTGGCCTCCGAGAGCAGCGTGAACGGCTCCACGGGAGGCGCCATGATCCACCTGCTCACGCTGGGCATCCCGGGGAGCGCCGCCACCGCCGTCATGATGGGCGCCTTCCTCATCCACGGGATCCAGCCGGGCCCGCTGCTCTTCACGAGGCAGCCCGAGCAGGTGTACACCATCATCGCCGGGATGATCCTGGCCAACCTCGTGATGATCGCGCTCGGCTACCTGGCGGCCATGTCCTTCGCCCTGCTCATGCGGGTGCCGGCGCCGATCCTCAACACCTTCATCGTGGTCTTCTGCTTCCTGGGCGGCTACGCGCTCCGCAACGATCTCGCGGACGTGTGGCTCACCATGCTCTTCGGAGTGCTCGGCTTCTTCATGCGCCGTTACGACCTGCCCATCCCCCCCTTCGTGATGGGCATCATCCTGGGGCCCATGGCGGAGCAGTACTTCCTCACCAGCATGGTCTCGCACCAGAACGACCTCACGGTGTTCCTCACACGCCCGGTGAGCGCCGTGCTGCTGTTCCTCGCGGTCTCGCTGGTGACCTGGCCGTCCCTCCGCCGCCTGCGGGCCCGCCTGCGGGCGCCGGCCCGTCCTTGACCCCTCGCCTCCCGGGCGCGAGCGGCGGCGCGCTGGAACGGCCCGTGGCCCGGGAGCCTCAATCTCCCGCCCCGGCCACATCGTCCCCGGTGTAGAATCGCCCGCGTCACGACGCGGGGCACGCGACGATCTCCGCCGCGGCGCCGCCGCGGGACGCGCGACCCGGAGGCCCCGACGACGGCCGTGTTCCTCGGCTGGCGCGCCGGGCCCGGTCGCCATGACTGGAGAGCGCCCATGACCCGCAAGACCCCGAAGCGCACGACCACGACCCGCCGCCCGCGGCGCC is a genomic window of Candidatus Rokuibacteriota bacterium containing:
- a CDS encoding tripartite tricarboxylate transporter permease; this translates as MTEILPNLAVGFANALAPLNLAMIVLGLAIGIVAGALPGITMLNSIVLVLPFTYVMGIVPALLLMIGVYCGGVFGGSITGILFNIPGDPMNVPTTWEGHRLSRKGQTRYALGLAIMSSAFGGLASALVLAFLAPPFARFALGFSTVEFFSVVLFGLASVAVLGQSSMPAALVSLFAGVFLGTIGTEAQYGVERFTFGVPFLKTGVDFVTVLIGLFAIGEVLEQVVSRQPEAAPENPSARAVPRLPLLDLWPLRGPLLRGTAVGITVGGLAGAGATVSSFVSYGFEKQLSREPELFGTGHAGGLVASESSVNGSTGGAMIHLLTLGIPGSAATAVMMGAFLIHGIQPGPLLFTRQPEQVYTIIAGMILANLVMIALGYLAAMSFALLMRVPAPILNTFIVVFCFLGGYALRNDLADVWLTMLFGVLGFFMRRYDLPIPPFVMGIILGPMAEQYFLTSMVSHQNDLTVFLTRPVSAVLLFLAVSLVTWPSLRRLRARLRAPARP